From the Syngnathus typhle isolate RoL2023-S1 ecotype Sweden linkage group LG22, RoL_Styp_1.0, whole genome shotgun sequence genome, the window AGGCAGCAGGCGATTGAGTCCTCTACGTCCTAGGTGTCAAACTccgggcccgggggccagatacggcccgccacatccttttatgtggcccgcccgCAAAGACAGACCCAATTCATGTCAGTGCTAAAAAGGgcaaattgccttcacttttaaataatagagatattgctagcatttttttcaatcttttcaaaatatttttgacttgttccAGATTTGAAAACCAGTTATTCATTGATTTGTTGTGTCGTCTATACTGTGTCTGTATAATATGAGGCGTTCATACATTGatgtatttgggttgacagtcataatggccctctgaaggaaactatgacgatGGTGCGGCCCGCAATAAAAATGAGTTTTTGACACCCCCGCGAGTCTACCTGTTTTGGTCCACACATTTCATCTTGGTTAGGGTGAATGAAATCATACAGACGGGACACAATTGTTGCCGGatcctgcacgcacgcacgcaccttgCCCACGTGGGGGCACGAGAATACAAGTTTGCAAAATACGCATGTCGGCCGGCGTACGAGACATTCATGTGGGACACCACACTATTAAGTGGAACGTTCAAGTAAGACATTACGTACATTACATTCACCCTGAGAATATTTCATAGACATCTCATGTCATTTAACGCTATGaatgaattcattcattcatatttgGTACTCGTATAAACGTGTGATATTTACGCATACTTGGGTGTATTTTGACctacaaaatattgacatttttctttgactttgtAGCTGTCATTTAAACCAAAAATGACgtggatctctctctctctttctctagcgctctctctctctcttttttgggTGTGTTTGCACCTATACCTTCCATCTGTGATCCCAATTTGCTGTTGATACGCGTACTGCCGGCTTCTTGTAATTGGTCACACGCGCTGGTTCATCTCCAGCCCGCGTGCGCCATCTTTCCTTTTGCTGCCGGGGCTTCGTCCGAGCGCCTCGGCCTCCTCCAGGGTGGACGTGAGGGGCTCACCCAGCGTCTCGGGCAGCATCAAGGTCAGGATGCCGATGCAAAACGCCAGGATGCCCACGATGAGCTGACCACACATTTGGGAAAAGAGCGCCGAGGTGTTAGCTCAATACCACTAACGTCATGATATTCAAGAAAGTATCATGAGCCAATAAACGAAGCAAAGTCATTCATGTGAGGAGAAACCTGAGGCAGGTAGATCCAGACGTCGGCCAGGTACATGCAGAATGGCGCCACCACGCTACCCACGCGACACATCATGCTGCCGCTACCCACCGCCAGAGACCTGCCAGCGCCAAAATGGGATGGACGAGAAGGCCTTTAAGTGCATCAGGAACGAAGCCCCCCGCAACCCCGTTACCTGATGATGGTGGGGTAAAGCTCACAAGTGTACAGATAGATGAGACCGAAGGCGATGGCGATGGCAAACTTTCCCATCATGCTGAGGGTGATGGCCAGGGCCTCGATGTCCTGCAAAAGCAGTTTGGACACGGTGAACGGACAAATACGGAAAGCTGCTCTTCGGCCGACCTTTCATTTTGATTGCTGCCTGCGCAGCTCACAGACAACAAATCCAACTGCGCTGGAATTCAACGTCTTTGCTCGACAAGTTTGGGTCATGCGCTGCTCGGAAACCGACAGTGACACGTGGTCCAAAATAGACTAGGCGAAAGTCGACTCTCAAGCCGGACGATTTATTTTTACGGCCGCATCTTTGATTTCATtccggggtggggtgggggcgaTGCCTCCCGTATTGGGTTGCGGGCCGAGTTGGGCCACCGCCGCCACGGAAACGCAGCCGTCGGCGGCTCGCCTTTGGCGGCTCGCCTTTGGCGGCTCGCCTTTGGCGTTTGAACTTTTGCTCGGGTGAAGCGGCTACGTACAGACGGAAGCACGATGGTGAGCATGCAAGCCAACCCAGCCAGCAGCAGGGCGGGGGCGCACGTCTTCTTGCGCCCGATGCGGTCCATGGAAAAGCAGCCCACCAGGTACGAAGGAAGCTCCACGGCACCTGCGAGCAGCCCGTGTCAGCGGGGGGGCCCGAGTCAGATGAGCAGTTTGCTCACAGCCGAAGGCCGCGTAACGCTCGACCGACTCCACCCATTTTGCCGGGCTCCTTACCGACCAGGAAGAGGTTGACGTACTGGTTCCCCCCCAGGTTGACGGATCCCAGCGAGAAAACGTAGTAGCCCAGGCTGCCGATGAACCAGATGGCCCACACGGTGAGCGTGCGGGCCGCCATCCTCCAGCTGCCAAACAGATCCAGGATGGACAGTTTCTTCTCCGGAGAgcgctcctcctgctcctccttctCACGCAGCAGCGCTCCGCCGCCATtgcgctcctcttcctcctccaggaGCTCCTCCACCTTCAGCCGGCTCTCCAAACCGTTGACGCGGGCCATGGCGTCCAGCAGGCTCTGCGCCTCCTCGTACCTGCCTTTGGCCATGAGGTAGAAGGGCGTCTCGGGGAGCTTCCAGCAGAAGAGCAGGAAGGGGGAGGTGCAGAGCGACAGGATGATCTGGTAGATCCACCACACGCGCACCAGGTAGCCGGTCAGAGCCACCACCATGATGCCCACGGCGAAGGCGGCGTGGACGTGCATGGAGGTCCACGTGCGGACCTTGATGCCGGTGAACTCTGTCACGTACACAAAAACCACCACCAGGTAGCCGCTGGACGCCTGGGAGGAGAACGAGATCATACGAGAGCATATGAAACCGCAAAAACAAATTGCAGCGTGGGGGACGGCTGGAAATGACGCGTGTGCGTTCCCACGCCGTCCACGCTATCGGCCTCCCGGTCCGTGTGAAAAACAACAGCTGAGGGCCTTTTgaccactcactcactcactcactcactcactcactcactcactcactcactcactcactcactcactcactcactcactcactcactcattcactcattcactcattcactcattcactcactcacccactcacccactcactctcacCATGGCCAGGAGGAAGCGGAAGACCACAAAGTAGTAGTAATTGGCCGAGAAGGCCACGGCCACCCCGAGTCCAAATTGGCAGAGGCTGGTCAACATCAGGATCTTGACTCGACCGACCCTGAAGGGCAAAGGAGAGGTTGAGTCCGGCGGGTTGCTTTTTTGGGCCGAggcgggccgccgccgccggcgcttGCCTGTCGGCGATGTCCCCGAACACCAGCGCCCCGATCAGCACCCCCAGCATGAAGGTGGGCTGACACAGCTTGGCCAGCCAGGCCCGCTCGCACACCAGGTCCCAGGCGCTCACGATGCTCTCGTGCACTTGGCTGCGATCGTACGCAAAAGCCCCGTGGCAGGACTCCAGCGATTTGTTGCCGTCATAGGCGTACGCGAAGCCCGCCATTGCGGGGCCCATCCGCAGGGCCCGCCGGCAGCGGCTCAACTCCCACTGCTCGCCGCTGAGGGTCCTCGCCACCAAGGGCCCGGCCGCGTCCGCTTTGAAGAAGGGCAGCAGGTCCTCCACGCGGGAGCCGCTCAGGTTGCCAAACAAGACGTGCGTGACGTTGGCTGGAGGGCCGCACACAAAGTTGGGCGTCTCCACCAGGAAGACGGAAGCCAGGTAGTGGATCCCGCAAGCCACGGCCTGGAAGGTGGCCGCAAAGTACACGCAGGCCTGGAATCTgaaaggcaggcgggcgggcgggcgggcggccaatAAACAAAAGCTCCTTTTGTGCGTGAGCAAAAGCAAACATCTGCGCACGTTTGAGGTGGACACATTGGCGAGCGTGCGACCGAGTTAACGCTTCACTTGAGCTCAGTCTGTGCGctcaaaagtgcatttttgcaAACAGCTGAGCCAATGTAAAAAGACACCAGGCGTGCTTCTGGTCCTTCTCTGCCACATTTGCTGGCCGCTGCCACATTGCCTTCACATTTGCTGGCCGTCGTCGCGCGGCTCTCCGGACGGCGGGCTGGCCACACGCTGCGGCTGTCTCCAAGCGGGCCGGCAATGGCGAGCCGGCAATGGCGAGCGCGTGCTCTGCAAACAATTAGAAAGAGCCATCCAAGGTCGGCGGCCTACCTTTTAAAATGTCCCAGCTCGTCAAATATCCTCTCCACCGTCATTTTGAAGAAGTGCCTCTCTGCATGTGCGTGTACACGTCCACTTGGAGGGTGAGCaggtgggaggaggaggagggtgcccccccccccacacacacacacacgcaccaagATGCCTTATAAGGCCTCCGTGCAACTCGAGAACAAAACAAGCTTCAGACTAAGAAAGTGTCATCAAGTCCACCTTTTGCGTCTTTGACAGGCGCATCACAGTCCAGATagtggatgatttttttttttggccccaCTTTGCTGTAGCACAGCCTTCTCCATTTCCACCGATGCTGAAAAGCTTCGGTCAAGCTGTGCAAGAAATATTTCCCTCAACTTGCGGCCTTGCCAACGCCTCGCTCGCTGGTCACAATAATGAGAACGAGTATAATAACAAGAATATTGGGGATCACGACTCCTCTCTCAACAGTGTCGCTGGCCGAGCGAGGTAAGCGCTCGGAACGGCCGATTAATGATTGATGGTTTGAGCCGACTGGACTCGCCCTCTGACCCATGCGAGCGGATTCTGCCGCACCAGCGTGTTTGCCCGCTTGGATGTTTGCCCTACGTGAGACACACCATCTGATGGTCTATTCTTTCAAGTCAATTCCCATTTGATGGATTTTGCCCAATTTCTCTGCTACATTTTTCCCATCCCTTGGCGATCAATGAACTTTTCATCTGATCCAAAGTTCTCCTGCGTTGGTTCACTAAGCAGTTGCTATGGCCACGGTCCGTATTTGTTGTTGACGGTCTTTGAAAGGAGCGGAAGCGGTCAATGGTCATCTGCGGGCCTCGCTTGAACTTTGAAAACAAGTGGAGGGAGGCGACGGCCGGACGGGCCAGTCAAGCGACCTTTGTACCTCATTTTGGCACAAGAGACAAACGAGTGCTGCGTTCACGCCACTTTGACGCCTTTCTTTTCTCCGAATGATGAAGAAAGGTAACGGGTACAAGTTTATTATATCCACAAAACGCGGCCATAAAAAGGAAAGTCTAAACATTGACTAGAGAGGACAATGTAGAATGAAAAGGTGTCAAAAAGGAGACGTGCTGGGGGTCCAAAAGCGTCACAATGAGACTGGATGCCAGTCCCGTGGCTTTGAGcgcggccgggccgggccgggccgggcccacccctcccctcccctccctcctaaTCCCAGAGTTTGATTTGTCCGTCCCAACCACAAGTGATGACCTTGGAGGTTTCGTGGGGATGCCACAGGGCGCTGATGCACACCTTGTCGTGAGCTTTGATCCTGTGGTACAGCTTGGTCGTCTTCCAGTCCCAAATGTTCAGCTTTCCGTCGGCGTCGCCCGACACCACGTAGCTGGTGAAACAACAAAGAGCACTTCAGCGCCCCACGGAATGCTTGGAAAATGAAAGCATGACTTGACAGGAAGTTTCTCCCCTTCCCTCCCGCGTAGTTTCTTACCTCATGTCCGGGGAGAAGTCTACCTGGCAGGCGTAGCCGGCGACCATGTGGCCCTTGAAGATCTTCTTCTTGTTCAGGCGGAAGCGGTTTTGGGCGCCAAAGATCAAAATCTGATTGTCCATGGACTGGCACGCAAGCCATTTACCTTGGGTttgacaacaacaaacacaagTCATGGAAGCGCTAAGGAAACCAGGCAGGCCCATCTGGGTCCTGATGAGAGGGAGCGCCTTTGGCAGCAAAAGTCCAATCGGGGATGAATGCTGGTGCGCAGTTTGGACTCACCGTTGGGAGAGAGCGTCACGGCCGGC encodes:
- the slc22a16 gene encoding solute carrier family 22 member 16, with the protein product MTVERIFDELGHFKRFQACVYFAATFQAVACGIHYLASVFLVETPNFVCGPPANVTHVLFGNLSGSRVEDLLPFFKADAAGPLVARTLSGEQWELSRCRRALRMGPAMAGFAYAYDGNKSLESCHGAFAYDRSQVHESIVSAWDLVCERAWLAKLCQPTFMLGVLIGALVFGDIADRVGRVKILMLTSLCQFGLGVAVAFSANYYYFVVFRFLLAMASSGYLVVVFVYVTEFTGIKVRTWTSMHVHAAFAVGIMVVALTGYLVRVWWIYQIILSLCTSPFLLFCWKLPETPFYLMAKGRYEEAQSLLDAMARVNGLESRLKVEELLEEEEERNGGGALLREKEEQEERSPEKKLSILDLFGSWRMAARTLTVWAIWFIGSLGYYVFSLGSVNLGGNQYVNLFLVGAVELPSYLVGCFSMDRIGRKKTCAPALLLAGLACMLTIVLPSDIEALAITLSMMGKFAIAIAFGLIYLYTCELYPTIIRSLAVGSGSMMCRVGSVVAPFCMYLADVWIYLPQLIVGILAFCIGILTLMLPETLGEPLTSTLEEAEALGRSPGSKRKDGARGLEMNQRV